The window GGCCGTGATGTTCGGCCTGCACTGGAAGCTCACGCTCGCCTCGACCCTGCCGCTGCCCCTGATCGTGTGGCTGCTCTCCAAGACGGAGACGCTCCAGCACCGCCGCTACAACGAGCGCCAGCAGGCCACCAGCCGCACGGTGGAGACCCTCGAGGCCGGCTTCTCCGGCGCGCGCATCGTGGTCGGCTTCGGCATGGAGGGCGCGCAGGAGCGGCTCTTCGACCGCGTGCTGAAGGAGCGCGAGCGCACCGAGAAGCGCGTGGTCTCGCTGCAGGCGCTGCTCGAGGGCTTCTTCTCGATCATGAACCAGGTGGGCCTCGTGATCGTGCTCTTCCTGGGCGGCTGGTTCGTCTTCACCGATCCGCGCTTCACGCTGGGCGACTTCTACGCCTTCGTGGCCTACCTGTCGGGCCTGACGATGCCGCTGTGGACGATCAGCTGGTTCTTCGTGAGCACGGCGGTGACGCACACCTCCCTCAAGCGCATGCAGGAGCTGGAGGCCGCGCCCGAGCGCGCGGTCGGCAGGGAGGAGCTGCCCGAGCGGCACCCGGTGCTGAAGCTCGATCAGCTCAGCTTCGCCTACCCGCGCGCGGAGGGCGAGCCGGTCTCGGTCCTGAAGGAGCTGAGCCTCAGCGTGCGGCCGGGCGAGACGGTGGCCCTCGTCGGGCCGGTGGGCTGCGGCAAGTCCACGCTGCTCGAGTGCGCGACGGGCCTGCTCGCGCCCGACGCCGGCGAGGTGCGCCTCGGCTCGCGGCCGCTGGCCGCGCTCAAGGACGAGGTGCGCGCGCGGCACATCGGCTACGCGCCGCAGGAGCCGCAGCTCTTCGCGGGCAGCCTGGGGATGAACGTGAGCATGGACCGCGAGCAGGTGAGCGGCGACGCCGTGCTGCGCTCGCTGCGCACGGCGCGGCTGACGCAGGAAGTGCCCGTCGACAAGGAGGTCGCGCCGGGGGGCAAGGGGCTTTCGGGCGGCCAGCAGCAGCGCGTGGCGATCGCCCGAGCGCTGGCCGGCGCGCCCTCGGTGCTGGTGCTCGACGACGTGACCAGCGCCCTGGACGCCCGCACCGAGCAGCAGTTCTGGGGCCACCTGCGCAGCCAGCTGCCCGATGCGGGCATTCTCGTCTCCACCCACCGCGAGGCGACGGCGCAGCGCGCGGACCGCGTGGTCTGGCTGGAGGGCGGGCGCATTCGCGAGGAAGGCAAGCACGCGGCGCTG is drawn from bacterium and contains these coding sequences:
- a CDS encoding ABC transporter ATP-binding protein codes for the protein MLRRVLSWYAPYWRRERGGIAVVFLITVVAIASRTVYPLIFKFIIDALAVTDAGGRPDLTSARNWVLVLLGLGFLRSLSQAFLPSCRAWMNVAVGLRIRMEELRRVLAKRHDFFQRFQPGDLIARLTDDIDQGDKLSWYACSGVFRPIEAGLTLAFSLAVMFGLHWKLTLASTLPLPLIVWLLSKTETLQHRRYNERQQATSRTVETLEAGFSGARIVVGFGMEGAQERLFDRVLKERERTEKRVVSLQALLEGFFSIMNQVGLVIVLFLGGWFVFTDPRFTLGDFYAFVAYLSGLTMPLWTISWFFVSTAVTHTSLKRMQELEAAPERAVGREELPERHPVLKLDQLSFAYPRAEGEPVSVLKELSLSVRPGETVALVGPVGCGKSTLLECATGLLAPDAGEVRLGSRPLAALKDEVRARHIGYAPQEPQLFAGSLGMNVSMDREQVSGDAVLRSLRTARLTQEVPVDKEVAPGGKGLSGGQQQRVAIARALAGAPSVLVLDDVTSALDARTEQQFWGHLRSQLPDAGILVSTHREATAQRADRVVWLEGGRIREEGKHAALLEAHEGYRRLFAAR